Proteins from a genomic interval of Mycolicibacterium grossiae:
- a CDS encoding CaiB/BaiF CoA transferase family protein — translation MTTPSIPALGGFRIIETAETPAGEYCGKLLADFGAEVVKIERPGSGAPTRDAAPRIAGVNPGFAFRNTNKRSVVIDVAGPEGRERLHRLVASADAVVDDHDAPWLANVGLDDAAARQRHPRLVVCSVTPFGLDAPPEGHPATSLTVFHASGWGHHTPSHADPASPPLQGPGRHSPDHEAGLDAALCVAAALFAQIHRGTGEFIDVSHQAALASRADCILGRFLSGEITPDGSRADYDQQGPAAFFPCADGYVYLYVTNRAHWAALGELLGRPGWFDDFEDDWLEFSVTADKVARFHDGFAPWIAGLDQETAATRAQRLGVPLVPVNAVDALATLPQYRHRGFFRAVPHPVSGTVRHPGVPYVFSVSPADIVSAAPDLGQDSAAASADAAGRRRPPTPRSGPPRAPVRPRGGPLQGVRVVELTKVWAGPYAGKLLAFLGAEVIKVENSAMPEEMRAYGGTDVDHAPFFLSINPEVLSVDIDYSTAAGMSRLRDLIADSDVVLNNLRPGAMERHGLGHDDLVALKDDIVSVSIKMWGNDGPLGYQTGYAPCFAALAGMASLVGHPGGPPLGASMRYGDSTVGAAAAYAAVVALLHRDVTGRGQSVDVSAVEVLTTMIGDRVLEQALSGEPLDPDGPGHPDYAPHGCFRCDDGWLALAVSDDDAWHRVCDVLDAPGLAADPRFATAAGRAGHADVLDAELTAVLAGHSAAALAARLRGAGVAATRSATALDVIADESLWQREAYRFVSDHVEGLRPVLGTSWRLRRDPTRIEYGAPRLGEHDDVIFGQVDSR, via the coding sequence GTGACCACGCCATCGATCCCCGCGCTCGGCGGCTTCCGCATCATCGAGACGGCCGAGACGCCTGCCGGCGAGTACTGCGGCAAGCTGCTTGCCGACTTCGGCGCGGAGGTCGTGAAGATCGAACGTCCCGGGTCGGGCGCACCGACCCGGGACGCCGCACCTCGCATCGCCGGCGTCAACCCGGGCTTCGCCTTCCGCAACACCAACAAGCGCTCGGTCGTCATCGACGTGGCCGGCCCGGAGGGCCGTGAACGGCTGCACCGCCTGGTGGCGTCGGCCGACGCGGTCGTCGACGACCACGACGCGCCGTGGCTGGCCAACGTGGGACTCGACGACGCGGCGGCGCGGCAGCGGCATCCGCGCCTCGTCGTCTGCTCGGTCACGCCCTTCGGGCTCGACGCACCGCCGGAGGGGCACCCCGCGACGAGCCTGACCGTGTTCCACGCCAGTGGGTGGGGTCACCACACCCCGAGCCACGCCGATCCCGCGTCGCCACCGCTGCAGGGTCCGGGCCGCCACTCCCCCGATCACGAGGCGGGCCTCGACGCCGCACTCTGCGTCGCTGCCGCGCTCTTCGCCCAGATCCACCGCGGTACCGGAGAGTTCATCGACGTCTCGCACCAGGCGGCACTGGCCTCGCGGGCCGACTGCATCCTCGGACGCTTCCTCTCCGGCGAGATCACCCCGGATGGCAGCCGCGCCGACTACGACCAGCAGGGGCCCGCCGCGTTCTTCCCGTGCGCCGACGGCTACGTCTACCTCTACGTCACCAACCGTGCGCACTGGGCGGCCCTCGGCGAACTGCTCGGACGCCCGGGCTGGTTCGACGACTTCGAGGACGACTGGCTCGAATTCTCCGTCACCGCGGACAAGGTGGCGCGGTTCCACGACGGCTTCGCCCCCTGGATCGCCGGCCTCGACCAGGAGACCGCCGCCACCCGCGCGCAGCGACTGGGCGTGCCCCTGGTGCCGGTCAACGCGGTCGACGCGCTCGCCACGCTGCCCCAGTACCGGCACCGGGGGTTCTTCCGCGCCGTCCCACATCCCGTCTCGGGCACCGTCCGCCATCCGGGCGTGCCGTACGTGTTCTCGGTATCCCCCGCCGACATCGTCAGCGCTGCACCGGATCTGGGCCAGGACTCCGCCGCCGCTTCCGCCGATGCCGCCGGGCGGCGTCGACCGCCGACGCCGCGCTCCGGGCCACCGCGGGCACCGGTCCGCCCGCGCGGCGGTCCGCTTCAGGGCGTGCGCGTCGTGGAGCTGACCAAGGTCTGGGCCGGCCCCTATGCGGGCAAGCTGCTGGCCTTCCTCGGTGCCGAGGTGATCAAGGTGGAGAACTCGGCAATGCCGGAGGAGATGCGCGCCTACGGCGGCACCGACGTCGACCACGCGCCCTTCTTCCTGTCCATCAACCCCGAGGTGCTGAGCGTCGACATCGACTACTCCACCGCTGCGGGCATGTCGCGGCTGCGCGACCTCATCGCCGATAGCGACGTCGTGCTGAACAACCTGCGGCCCGGTGCGATGGAACGGCACGGACTGGGTCACGACGACCTGGTGGCCCTCAAGGACGACATCGTGTCGGTGTCGATCAAGATGTGGGGCAACGACGGACCGCTCGGCTACCAGACCGGTTACGCCCCGTGCTTCGCCGCCCTGGCCGGCATGGCATCGCTCGTCGGCCATCCCGGCGGCCCGCCGCTGGGCGCGAGCATGCGCTACGGCGACTCCACCGTCGGCGCGGCCGCGGCCTACGCCGCCGTCGTCGCGCTGCTGCACCGCGACGTCACCGGACGGGGCCAGTCCGTCGACGTGTCGGCCGTCGAGGTGTTGACGACGATGATCGGCGACCGCGTGCTCGAGCAGGCACTGAGCGGCGAGCCCCTGGATCCCGACGGCCCCGGCCATCCCGATTACGCGCCGCACGGCTGCTTCCGTTGCGACGACGGGTGGCTCGCGCTCGCCGTGTCCGACGACGACGCGTGGCACCGCGTGTGCGACGTACTCGACGCACCCGGCCTCGCGGCCGACCCGCGCTTCGCCACGGCGGCCGGCCGAGCCGGGCACGCCGACGTTCTGGACGCCGAGCTGACCGCCGTGCTCGCCGGACACTCCGCCGCCGCGCTGGCCGCCCGCCTGCGTGGAGCTGGGGTCGCGGCGACCAGGAGCGCCACCGCGCTGGACGTCATCGCCGACGAGTCGCTGTGGCAGCGCGAGGCCTATCGTTTCGTCTCGGACCACGTGGAGGGGCTGCGACCCGTCCTGGGGACCTCGTGGCGCCTGCGCCGCGACCCGACCCGGATCGAGTACGGCGCGCCGCGGCTCGGCGAACACGACGACGTCATCTTCGGACAGGTGGACTCACGATGA
- a CDS encoding DUF7065 domain-containing protein, which produces MPPAPHPHDGDFHAATDHPDWAESGCFAVSVPERDLTGFVYFFYDARLGTAGGGPALWDPSGEHQYDCRYYDWQWRQPPTGALRFTDFTLPNGLRHQVLEPSVHHRVSYDRPGLEFTLDWTSLMPPHPLGPVDDSAGHFDQPGRLQGTLCLDGERLEVDCFSMRDRTWGPHRSGAIRSGDYLWAIASPRDHWHAITMAGRGDGVDHVVGGYLVADGVAGELVSGTRRVAARCDGAPAHVLFEAVDDQGRTVHASGEIRTALRWLGWPGRLTYWTLTDWRWNGHRGWGENQEFMGREKVRELAGRALR; this is translated from the coding sequence GTGCCTCCCGCTCCGCATCCGCACGACGGCGACTTCCACGCCGCCACCGACCATCCGGACTGGGCGGAGAGCGGGTGCTTCGCGGTCTCGGTGCCCGAGCGCGACCTGACCGGCTTCGTGTACTTCTTCTACGACGCGCGCCTGGGCACCGCAGGCGGCGGTCCCGCGCTGTGGGACCCGTCCGGTGAGCACCAGTACGACTGCCGCTACTACGACTGGCAGTGGCGCCAGCCGCCCACCGGCGCCCTGCGCTTCACGGACTTCACCCTGCCCAACGGCCTACGCCACCAGGTACTCGAACCCTCCGTGCACCACCGTGTGTCCTACGATCGGCCGGGCCTCGAGTTCACCCTCGACTGGACGTCGCTGATGCCGCCGCACCCGCTGGGCCCCGTGGACGATTCCGCCGGGCACTTCGACCAGCCCGGGCGCCTGCAGGGCACGCTGTGCCTCGACGGCGAACGCCTCGAGGTGGACTGCTTCTCGATGCGCGACCGCACCTGGGGTCCGCACCGTTCCGGGGCCATCCGCTCGGGGGACTACCTGTGGGCCATCGCCTCGCCGCGGGACCACTGGCACGCCATCACCATGGCAGGTCGCGGCGACGGCGTCGACCACGTCGTCGGCGGGTACCTCGTCGCCGACGGCGTTGCGGGCGAACTCGTCTCGGGGACGCGGCGGGTCGCCGCGCGATGCGACGGAGCGCCGGCGCACGTCCTCTTCGAGGCCGTCGACGACCAGGGCCGGACCGTGCACGCCTCCGGCGAGATCCGCACGGCGCTGCGCTGGCTGGGCTGGCCCGGACGGCTCACCTACTGGACGCTGACCGACTGGCGGTGGAACGGGCATCGGGGCTGGGGCGAGAACCAGGAGTTCATGGGCCGCGAGAAGGTCCGCGAACTCGCCGGAAGGGCACTCCGGTGA
- a CDS encoding SDR family NAD(P)-dependent oxidoreductase yields the protein MNDSAPLAGTVALVTGASSGIGAATAEALAADGAAVALLARRADRLDALADAIRAAGGTALAVPGDVTDAAGVAAAVERTVERLGRLDVLVNNAGLMRMGAATEAALGDWDDLVAVNVQGVLYVTRAALPHLVAAAADAPRGVADVVTVSSTAGWVARPGTAVYSLTKFGINAFSEGIRQELIGSRVRVGVVGPGTVDTEISDHLPEAARAAVAERTAGMVKLDAADVADAVRYMVTRPRRVAVNHMLVRAAEQTW from the coding sequence ATGAACGATTCCGCACCGCTCGCGGGCACGGTGGCGCTGGTGACCGGCGCCAGCAGCGGCATCGGCGCGGCGACCGCCGAGGCGCTCGCCGCCGACGGCGCCGCGGTCGCCCTGCTCGCACGACGCGCCGACCGGCTCGACGCGCTGGCCGACGCCATCCGGGCGGCGGGCGGTACGGCGCTGGCGGTGCCCGGCGACGTCACGGATGCCGCCGGGGTCGCCGCGGCGGTCGAGCGCACCGTCGAGCGGCTGGGCCGGCTCGACGTCCTGGTCAACAACGCCGGTCTGATGCGGATGGGCGCCGCCACCGAGGCCGCCCTCGGGGACTGGGACGACCTCGTCGCCGTCAACGTCCAGGGCGTGCTGTACGTGACGCGGGCGGCGCTCCCGCACCTCGTCGCCGCGGCCGCCGATGCGCCGCGCGGCGTGGCCGACGTGGTGACGGTCAGCTCGACGGCCGGGTGGGTGGCGCGGCCGGGGACGGCGGTCTACTCGCTGACCAAGTTCGGCATCAACGCGTTCAGTGAGGGCATCCGTCAGGAGCTCATCGGCAGCCGCGTGCGCGTCGGCGTCGTCGGGCCGGGCACCGTCGACACCGAGATCAGCGACCATCTGCCCGAGGCCGCCCGCGCCGCCGTCGCCGAACGCACCGCGGGCATGGTCAAGCTCGACGCCGCGGACGTCGCCGACGCGGTGCGATACATGGTGACCCGGCCGCGACGGGTCGCGGTCAACCACATGCTGGTGCGCGCCGCCGAGCAGACCTGGTGA
- a CDS encoding enoyl-CoA hydratase/isomerase family protein yields the protein MPEYDYEEMKKEAEQYIRFEKDRANRIATITFDRPDAQNATSLGMRQLYADLIHKCNVDDDVKVVVIRGEGDDFGSGGDLPEQRGMIENPGMPLPHELAINDDDVTYPPGDSYRYLSTVTDFYAKARAGNRPLQELRKVSIIEAKGYCYGWHFYQAGDADLVVSSDDALFGHPAFRYVGWGPRLWWWAETMGLRKFSEMLFTGRPFSAKEMYDCGFVNSVVPREDLEAETLKYAMACSKSRPTDTVAVQKGFLEIYKQHKGEYMGSLLTGMVEGMLPMIRNDVENTVDLTAGTFEKGLNNVVKDNDMNFPPEWRLSKSGRAKP from the coding sequence GTGCCCGAATACGACTACGAAGAGATGAAGAAGGAAGCCGAGCAGTACATCCGGTTCGAGAAGGACCGCGCGAACCGCATCGCCACCATCACCTTCGACCGTCCGGACGCGCAGAACGCGACGAGCCTGGGCATGCGCCAGCTGTACGCGGACCTCATCCATAAGTGCAACGTCGACGACGACGTGAAGGTCGTCGTGATCCGCGGGGAGGGCGACGACTTCGGCAGCGGCGGGGACCTGCCCGAGCAGCGCGGCATGATCGAGAACCCCGGGATGCCGCTCCCCCACGAGCTGGCGATCAACGACGACGACGTCACGTATCCGCCCGGCGACTCCTATCGCTACCTGTCCACCGTCACCGACTTCTACGCCAAGGCCCGCGCCGGCAATCGACCGCTGCAGGAACTGCGCAAGGTCAGCATCATCGAGGCCAAGGGCTACTGCTACGGCTGGCACTTCTACCAGGCCGGTGACGCCGACCTGGTGGTGTCCTCCGACGACGCGCTCTTCGGCCACCCCGCCTTCCGCTACGTCGGCTGGGGCCCGCGGCTGTGGTGGTGGGCGGAGACGATGGGGCTGCGCAAGTTCTCCGAAATGCTGTTCACCGGACGGCCGTTCAGCGCCAAGGAGATGTACGACTGCGGCTTCGTCAACAGCGTCGTGCCGCGCGAGGACCTCGAGGCCGAGACGCTGAAGTACGCGATGGCCTGTTCGAAGTCGCGGCCCACCGACACCGTCGCCGTGCAGAAGGGCTTCCTCGAGATCTACAAGCAGCACAAGGGCGAATACATGGGCAGCCTGCTCACCGGCATGGTCGAGGGCATGCTGCCGATGATCCGCAACGACGTGGAGAACACCGTCGACCTGACCGCCGGCACCTTCGAGAAGGGCCTCAACAACGTGGTCAAGGACAACGACATGAACTTCCCGCCCGAGTGGCGGCTGAGCAAGTCGGGCCGCGCCAAGCCCTGA
- a CDS encoding cytochrome P450 → MSDPSVTSDPSVTSDPSVIDSSTDEDAIDDFPMARAPGCPFAPPPAVVERTASAQLFRVRIWDGSTPWLVTGYEAIRALFADGRASVDDRLPGYPHWNEGMLATVHKRPRSVFTADAEEHTRFRRMLSKPFTFRRVEALRPAVQKITDDHVAAILAGPKPADLVEGLALPIPSLVISEALGVPYSDAGFFQEQANRGMSRYATAEDAAEGAGALARYLKNLLLAKMDDPAEDLVSDLAERVKAGELSVREAAQLATGVLIAGHETTAGQVSISIVALLEHPDQMALLRDAEDPKVIATAVEELLRYCSIIQTGQRRIATEDIEVGGEVIRAGEGIILDVAPANWDARQFPQPDRLDLTRQDGPHVAFGYGRHQCVGQQLARMELQILLPTLLRRIPGLRLAVPRDELPFKHDALAYGLYELPVTW, encoded by the coding sequence ATGTCCGATCCCAGCGTGACGTCCGATCCCAGCGTGACGTCCGATCCCAGCGTGATCGACTCGTCGACCGACGAGGACGCCATCGACGACTTCCCGATGGCCCGCGCACCGGGATGCCCGTTCGCGCCGCCACCGGCGGTCGTCGAGCGCACCGCGTCGGCGCAGCTGTTCCGGGTGCGCATCTGGGACGGCAGCACGCCCTGGCTGGTCACCGGCTACGAGGCGATCAGAGCACTGTTCGCCGACGGCCGCGCCAGCGTCGATGACCGGTTGCCGGGCTACCCGCACTGGAACGAGGGCATGCTCGCGACGGTGCACAAGCGGCCGCGATCGGTCTTCACGGCCGACGCCGAGGAGCACACCCGCTTCCGGCGCATGCTGAGCAAGCCGTTCACGTTCCGCCGGGTCGAAGCGCTGCGCCCGGCCGTGCAGAAGATCACCGACGACCACGTCGCCGCAATCCTGGCCGGTCCCAAACCCGCCGACCTCGTCGAGGGTCTCGCCCTGCCCATCCCGTCGCTGGTGATCAGCGAGGCGCTGGGCGTGCCGTATTCCGATGCCGGCTTCTTCCAGGAGCAGGCCAACCGCGGCATGAGCCGCTACGCGACGGCCGAGGACGCCGCCGAGGGCGCAGGTGCGCTGGCGCGATACCTGAAGAACCTGCTGCTGGCCAAGATGGACGACCCCGCCGAGGACCTGGTGTCCGACCTCGCCGAGCGGGTCAAGGCCGGCGAACTCAGCGTGCGCGAGGCGGCGCAACTCGCGACCGGGGTGCTGATCGCCGGGCACGAGACCACCGCCGGTCAGGTGAGCATCAGCATCGTCGCGCTGTTGGAGCATCCCGACCAGATGGCGCTGCTCCGCGACGCCGAGGACCCCAAGGTGATTGCCACCGCGGTCGAGGAGCTGCTGCGGTACTGCAGCATCATCCAGACCGGCCAGCGGCGCATCGCCACCGAGGACATCGAGGTGGGCGGTGAGGTGATCCGCGCGGGCGAGGGCATCATCCTCGACGTCGCGCCGGCCAACTGGGACGCACGGCAATTCCCGCAGCCGGACCGGCTCGACCTGACCCGGCAAGACGGCCCGCACGTCGCCTTCGGCTACGGGCGGCATCAGTGCGTGGGACAGCAGCTCGCCCGGATGGAGCTGCAGATCCTGCTGCCGACACTCCTGCGCCGGATCCCCGGGCTGCGGCTGGCCGTGCCGCGCGACGAACTGCCCTTCAAGCACGACGCACTGGCGTACGGGCTCTACGAGCTGCCCGTCACCTGGTGA
- a CDS encoding TetR/AcrR family transcriptional regulator has product MTAARDLRTERSVATREVLLAAAERLFAERGMYAVSNRQISEAAGQGNNAAACYHFGTRTDLLRAIEDKHREPIETLRAALLREVHGSSDLRDWVSTLVRPLTDHLSGLGNPSWYARFAAQAMADPTYRDVVTRDALSSTHLVEAINGFNRCLPALPKRVRMQRIVMARNLLMHTCAEYEGEFATRGSRARAPWADAAEGLVDAVVGIWKAPVHRTVRR; this is encoded by the coding sequence GTGACCGCCGCACGCGACCTGCGCACCGAGCGGTCGGTGGCCACCCGCGAGGTGCTGCTCGCGGCGGCGGAGCGGCTGTTCGCCGAACGTGGCATGTACGCCGTGTCCAACCGGCAGATCAGCGAGGCCGCCGGCCAGGGCAACAACGCGGCAGCCTGCTACCACTTCGGCACCCGGACCGATCTGCTGCGCGCCATCGAGGACAAGCACCGCGAACCGATCGAGACCCTCCGCGCCGCCCTGCTGCGCGAGGTGCACGGCTCGTCGGACCTACGCGACTGGGTGAGCACCCTGGTGCGCCCGCTCACCGATCACCTCAGCGGCCTCGGCAACCCCAGCTGGTACGCGCGCTTCGCCGCCCAGGCCATGGCCGATCCCACCTACCGCGACGTCGTCACCCGCGATGCGCTGTCCTCCACGCACCTCGTCGAGGCCATCAACGGCTTCAACCGGTGCCTGCCGGCGCTGCCCAAGCGCGTCCGCATGCAGCGCATCGTCATGGCGCGCAATCTGCTGATGCACACCTGTGCCGAATACGAGGGCGAGTTCGCCACCCGGGGGTCACGGGCGCGGGCGCCGTGGGCCGACGCCGCCGAGGGGCTCGTCGACGCCGTCGTCGGTATCTGGAAGGCGCCAGTTCACAGGACCGTTCGGCGCTGA